The stretch of DNA ATGGCGCATGCCGAGCACCCGCTTCGACGCTTCCCGGACAACCGCGAATGCGTCAGGTGTGATATTGGCAACGGTCGCTCCATCCAGCAACTTTTCTCTGAATCTATCCGTCATAGTACGCAGCTCGTCATCCGACATCGCTTCATAAGTGGATTCCAATTTATTTATCTGGTTGACAAGTTTACGGTATTTCCGCAATTGCCTTTCGCTCGTCTGATTTGAACGTTTGAATAGTGATAACATGAATGAACGCTCCTTTTTCTAGTCCTGCTTACAAGGACACGTTCTTATTTTATCAAACAGAACGTCAAAAGACTACTCTTACAGGAAATCTGTATATATAAGGAAGGCGAAAAAACAGATTAGCTCGCCGGGGAAAGGGGAAGATAGGAACTAAGGAACCAACCGTGAAAAGTAATCTAGCAGAGAGTGCTTTCCGCAACCAATCATGCTATAATACTGTTGATTTGATAAATTATCGTTTATTCAGGGAGGAAGGACATGTTATTTGTTGCATTGGCCGCTGCTTTCATAGCGTCCATCATACTTACTCCACTCGTCATTAAATTCGCATTTAAAATCGGAGCGGTCGACCGGCCGAATTATCGGAAAGTACATGCTTCCATCATGCCGCGCATCGGCGGTTTGGCGATATTCGGCGCATTCATGATCGGTTATTTCATTTTACGTCCGGATGACGAGCATGCAGTCGGCATCCTCATTGGTGCCTTGATCATCATTGTCACCGGTTTTCTGGATGATATGCTCGAAATTACGGCGAAAGCAAAAATGGCGGGTCAATTGGCTGCTGCCATCGTCGTGGTGACGTGGGGCGGATTGCAGATCGAGTACATTAATCTACCGTTCATCGGCCCGTTGGACTTCGGGTATTTGAGCATCCCGATTACGATCATTTGGATCATTGGAATCACCAATGCCATTAACCTGATTGATGGGTTGGATGGATTGGCTGCGGGTGTTTCCACGATCGCACTCATCTCCATGACAGTGATGGCAGTGCTCATGGGAGATATGTTCGTTATTGCTACGGCCTCCATCTTGGCGGCAAGTTCGTTAGGATTCCTGTTTTACAATTTCCATCCCGCAAAAATTTTCATGGGGGATACGGGTTCGTTGTTCTTGGGATATATGATTTCAGTTCTTGCACTCCTGGGATTCAAAAACATCGCGGTCGTATCGCTCGTCATTCCGATCATCATGCTCGGCGTTCCCATTTCGGACACATTCTTCGCTATCGTCCGCCGGGTCCGCATGAAGCAGGCGATTACGGCTCCGGATAAATCGCATTTGCATCACTGTCTACTGCGCATCGGGTTCTCCCACCGCCAGACGGTATTGATCATTTATGGACTAGCCATCCTCTTCGGTGTAACGGGAATCCTATTCTCGCAAGCGACGGTGTGGGGCGCGATCCTGCTCATCCTCGTCATGCTGATCATCATCGAACTGTTTGTCGAAATCATCGGATTGGCCGGCTCGAATTATCGCCCGCTCTTGAACCTCGTTCGGATGATCGGGAAATAATGAAGATGAAAGGGGCTGTCCGAAAAGTCCAGGCACAGAGTTGGATACTAGCAAAAAGCAAGGGCGCCGGGAGACTCCTGCGGGAAAGCCGGCCGACGAGACCCCGCACGGCTGTAAGCCGGAGGAGGCTCGTCGGCTGGCCCGCGGAAAGCGACCAGAGCCCTTGCTT from Bacillus sp. OxB-1 encodes:
- a CDS encoding glycosyltransferase family 4 protein codes for the protein MLFVALAAAFIASIILTPLVIKFAFKIGAVDRPNYRKVHASIMPRIGGLAIFGAFMIGYFILRPDDEHAVGILIGALIIIVTGFLDDMLEITAKAKMAGQLAAAIVVVTWGGLQIEYINLPFIGPLDFGYLSIPITIIWIIGITNAINLIDGLDGLAAGVSTIALISMTVMAVLMGDMFVIATASILAASSLGFLFYNFHPAKIFMGDTGSLFLGYMISVLALLGFKNIAVVSLVIPIIMLGVPISDTFFAIVRRVRMKQAITAPDKSHLHHCLLRIGFSHRQTVLIIYGLAILFGVTGILFSQATVWGAILLILVMLIIIELFVEIIGLAGSNYRPLLNLVRMIGK